A region from the Campylobacter blaseri genome encodes:
- a CDS encoding ferritin family protein produces MRQYETYKCEKCGNVVEVQEVGNGGKLTCCDEEMTLVTKNLTEVNLMKAFAGESMARNKYDLYGDLAKEAGYHAIARHFYEAAENEKWHARAEFKAYHELVGSPIDKMDKNLLDAAAGERYEHETMYPNFAEIAKEEDLKAIARLFTAIGKVEVEHEREYLELKDMLDKDGFFESEEEDVWVCEVCGHVHRGKKAPGACALCKAPKEYFKREFLG; encoded by the coding sequence ATGAGACAATACGAAACATACAAATGCGAAAAATGTGGAAATGTAGTTGAGGTGCAAGAAGTTGGCAATGGCGGAAAGCTAACTTGTTGTGATGAAGAGATGACTCTTGTTACTAAAAACTTAACAGAAGTAAATTTAATGAAAGCCTTTGCTGGTGAGTCAATGGCTAGAAATAAGTATGATTTATATGGTGATTTAGCAAAAGAGGCAGGGTATCATGCGATTGCTAGACACTTTTATGAAGCAGCTGAAAATGAAAAATGGCATGCTAGAGCCGAGTTTAAGGCATACCATGAATTAGTAGGTTCTCCAATCGATAAAATGGATAAAAATTTATTAGATGCGGCAGCTGGTGAAAGATATGAACATGAAACTATGTATCCAAATTTTGCAGAAATTGCTAAAGAAGAGGATTTAAAAGCTATAGCAAGACTATTTACAGCTATTGGAAAAGTTGAAGTTGAGCACGAAAGAGAGTATTTAGAACTTAAAGACATGCTTGATAAAGATGGTTTCTTTGAGAGCGAAGAGGAAGATGTTTGGGTTTGTGAAGTTTGTGGACATGTTCACAGAGGTAAAAAAGCTCCAGGAGCCTGTGCGCTTTGTAAAGCACCAAAAGAGTATTTTAAAAGAGAATTTCTTGGCTAA
- the ciaB gene encoding invasion protein CiaB, giving the protein MNDFNKLLTYANENKKELSALYDDLDNDYIKKASDICGFKNPTKAQKIAILRRIVDLKVDPLLNELEKKGYSEDEILNLRDEMFDFTALVHENLHRNLILKAKENRVLNEFNLALIDGVHKIGLVMNKLQKEWQHSVVDKNVKKFSKMSSPKEFIKENKLYQKTPRGEKCDRAYGVVEFSEDGAVLKPYASFFKEGFVDLEAELDNLIDSLNLYAINIEEKNYIEYFKKLKAAFMDTNNETIISSWRDAEMAWMNVKSELQVGHPLEYYEDAYTHAVAFEWDIRLKEDNKFNEEEFKKNIKNSFDEICSKISSSNEIMKSMVHSNIDKTQLYISTPMIYYGAELDGLFSAQVVPNDEFVSGNSGKKIFAFINHVYKSIKSRPYMKISSEVFEEDYLEYGREILKKKPEIWKRVYEVSTIGHEFGHMFFIDYDTEELMNRSGVFKFIEEYKATTGGLINFFYNEEDDLILPVFDDLIRRSVGLISWQEVESVRAYYCEALIHLTLLFESEVLEFKDGKLRVDFTKEGYERFKERCMQNYKHLAIMYDKKMDAKVFLDGFCEFMGNSYLPTHSKTKEFVEYYHDLYKKIGNEVEE; this is encoded by the coding sequence ATGAACGATTTTAATAAACTTTTAACATATGCAAATGAAAATAAAAAAGAATTAAGCGCTTTATATGATGATTTAGACAATGATTATATAAAAAAAGCATCAGATATATGTGGATTTAAAAATCCAACGAAAGCACAAAAGATAGCGATCTTAAGAAGAATAGTAGATTTAAAAGTAGATCCTTTGCTAAATGAGCTTGAGAAAAAAGGTTATAGTGAAGATGAAATTTTAAACTTAAGAGATGAAATGTTTGATTTTACAGCTCTTGTTCATGAAAATTTACATAGAAATTTAATATTAAAAGCAAAAGAAAATAGAGTGTTAAATGAATTCAATTTAGCACTTATTGATGGGGTTCACAAGATAGGTCTTGTTATGAACAAGCTTCAAAAAGAGTGGCAACACTCTGTAGTGGACAAAAATGTTAAGAAATTCTCAAAGATGAGTAGCCCTAAAGAGTTTATAAAAGAGAACAAGTTATATCAAAAAACCCCAAGGGGAGAAAAGTGTGATAGAGCTTATGGGGTTGTAGAGTTTAGTGAAGATGGTGCAGTCTTAAAACCATACGCATCTTTTTTTAAAGAGGGGTTTGTGGATTTAGAAGCTGAGCTTGATAACCTAATAGATAGCTTAAATTTATATGCAATAAATATAGAAGAGAAAAACTATATAGAGTATTTTAAAAAACTAAAAGCTGCATTTATGGATACAAATAATGAAACCATAATATCGTCATGGAGAGACGCTGAAATGGCGTGGATGAATGTAAAATCAGAGCTTCAAGTAGGACATCCACTGGAATATTATGAAGATGCCTATACACATGCAGTTGCTTTTGAATGGGATATAAGGCTTAAAGAAGATAACAAATTTAACGAAGAAGAGTTTAAGAAAAATATTAAGAATAGCTTTGATGAGATCTGCAGTAAAATATCATCTAGCAATGAAATCATGAAGTCAATGGTTCATTCAAATATAGACAAAACTCAGCTTTATATCTCAACACCTATGATATATTATGGTGCTGAGTTAGATGGTCTTTTTAGTGCTCAAGTTGTTCCAAATGATGAGTTTGTAAGTGGCAACTCTGGCAAGAAAATATTTGCCTTTATAAACCATGTTTATAAAAGTATAAAATCAAGGCCATATATGAAAATAAGCAGTGAAGTGTTTGAAGAAGATTATTTAGAGTATGGACGAGAGATATTAAAAAAGAAACCTGAAATTTGGAAAAGAGTTTATGAAGTGAGTACAATTGGTCATGAGTTTGGGCATATGTTTTTTATAGACTATGACACAGAAGAGCTTATGAATAGAAGTGGTGTTTTTAAATTTATAGAAGAATACAAAGCAACTACAGGTGGGCTTATAAACTTTTTTTATAATGAAGAAGATGATTTAATTCTTCCTGTTTTTGATGATTTGATTAGAAGAAGTGTTGGCCTCATATCTTGGCAAGAGGTTGAGAGTGTTAGAGCGTATTATTGCGAGGCATTAATTCACTTAACTCTTCTTTTTGAGAGTGAGGTATTGGAATTTAAAGATGGTAAATTAAGAGTAGATTTTACAAAAGAAGGCTATGAAAGATTTAAAGAAAGATGTATGCAAAACTATAAACATCTAGCTATCATGTATGATAAAAAAATGGATGCTAAGGTATTTCTAGATGGTTTTTGTGAATTTATGGGTAATTCTTATCTTCCAACTCATTCTAAAACAAAAGAATTTGTTGAGTATTACCATGATTTATACAAAAAAATAGGAAATGAGGTAGAAGAGTAG